One Setaria viridis chromosome 5, Setaria_viridis_v4.0, whole genome shotgun sequence genomic region harbors:
- the LOC117858956 gene encoding protein JINGUBANG — protein sequence MDFGRRKSFSFFEEDRKSARPAGAHTPVHQYYSRAARSPARAAAEPARLSMSSVPGVAAEPPFASGGGGGCSPWVQSPLHGRLRFPPSPAAIYHCLAALHRLEGDVHALAVARGVLFTASDSGRVRAWAAPGCFNRGYLDVGRGRVPALAACGGTLVTSHSRDHHVRVWTICAAAVCDHIRAKKAATLPAKGSLSLLSFGKRRAHHHRDTVSCLVLHAVAGLLYTGSHDHTVKAWKLADGTCVDSFAAHDGPVSAMVVNEADGCVFTASADGTVKMWRRVYGGTAHALIIVLRSELSPVNALALCHAATGGTRRCFLYAGSSDGYVNVWEKEATAGRPMHAGYLKGHRLAVFCLASGCGGRVVVSGSEDATMRVWRREGKGGGATHTCLAVIEGHRGPVRCLAVGGGEAGEVEGSMVVYSAGLDKSVKVWRIRVVGKEEEEEEDDDDDDVEDDAEAAEIMAGKGDGDAIPVRDDVEDNEEPEFVGPTPVLSPVWVEKRRHTSRG from the coding sequence ATGGATTTCGGCCGCCGCAAGAGCTTCAGCTTCTTCGAGGAGGACCGCAAGTCGGCGCGCCCGGCGGGCGCGCACACGCCTGTGCACCAGTACTACTCGCGCGCCGCCCgttcgccggcgcgcgcggcggcagaGCCCGCGCGCCTCAGCATGTCGTCCGTGCCCGGGGTGGCCGCCGAGCCGCCCttcgccagcggcggcggcggcgggtgctcTCCCTGGGTGCAGTCGCCGCTTCATGGCCGCCTCCggttccctccctcccccgccgccatctACCACTGCCTCGCCGCGCTGCACCGCCTCGAGGGCGACGTGCACGCGCTGGCCGTCGCCCGGGGCGTCCTCTTCACGGCCTCCGACAGCGGCCGCGTCCGCGCGTGGGCGGCGCCGGGCTGCTTCAACCGCGGCTACCTCGAcgtcggccgcggccgcgtcccGGCCCTCGCCGCGTGCGGGGGCACCCTCGTCACCTCCCACAGCCGCGACCACCACGTCCGCGTCTGGAccatctgcgccgccgccgtgtgcgACCACATCCGCGCCAAGAAGGCGGCGACGCTCCCGGCCAAGGGCAGCCTTTCGCTGCTGTCCTTCGGCAAGAGGCgggcccaccaccaccgcgacaCCGTCTCCTGCCTCGTCCTCCACGCCGTCGCGGGGCTCCTCTACACCGGGTCCCACGACCACACCGTCAAGGCGTGGaagctcgccgacggcacctgcGTCGACTCCTTCGCCGCGCACGACGGGCCAGTCAGCGCCATGGTCGTCAACGAGGCAGACGGCTGCGTCTTCACCGCCTCCGCCGACGGCACCGTCAAGATGTGGCGCCGCGTCTACGGCGGCACCGCGCACGCGCTCATCATCGTCCTCCGCTCCGAGCTCTCACCGGTCAACGCGCTCGCGCTctgccacgccgccaccggcggcacGCGCAGGTGCTTCCTCTACGCCGGCTCCTCCGACGGCTACGTCAACGTGTGGGAGAAGGAGGCCACCGCGGGCCGCCCCATGCACGCCGGGTACCTCAAGGGACACCGCCTCGCCGTCTTCTGCCTCGcctccggctgcggcggccgggTGGTGGTGAGCGGGTCGGAGGACGCCACGATGCGCGTGTGGAGGCGGGagggcaagggcggcggcgccacgcaCACGTGCCTCGCCGTCATCGAGGGACACCGGGGACCCGTGCGGTGCCtggccgtgggcggcggcgaggccggggaggtggaGGGCAGCATGGTGGTGTACAGCGCCGGGCTGGACAAGAGCGTCAAGGTGTGGAGGATACGGGTagtggggaaggaggaggaggaggaggaggacgacgacgacgacgacgtcgaggaCGACGCTGAGGCGGCGGAGATCATGGCCGGCAAGGGCGATGGCGACGCCATCCCCGTGAGGGACGACGTGGAGGACAACGAGGAGCCGGAGTTCGTGGGGCCGACGCCGGTTCTGTCGCCGGTCTGGGTGGAGAAGCGCCGGCATACAAGCCGCGGGTGA
- the LOC140222982 gene encoding aquaporin TIP4-3: protein MGKVALGHRGEASEPDFFRGVLGELVLTFLFVFIQVGAAMTAGAKTDAGGDLTAVALGQALVVCVIATAGFHISGGHVNPAVTLSLAVGGQITLFRSALYIVAQMLGSSTACILLRWLTGGLATPVHALAAGVGPIQGVVAEAVFTFSLLFVIYATILDPRKLLPGAGPLLTGLLVGANSIAGAVLSGASMNPARSFGPAVATGVWTHHWVYWVGPLAGGPLAVVVYECFFMAPARTHHLLPQEAP from the exons ATGGGGAAGGTTGCGCTGGGCCACCGCGGCGAGGCGTCGGAGCCGGACTTCTTCCGCGGCGTCCTCGGCGAGCTCGTCCTCACCTTCCTCTTCGTCTTCATCCAAGTCGGGGCCGCCATGACCGCCG GGGCGAAGACCGACGCGGGCGGCGACCTGACGGCGGTGGCTCTGGGGCAGGCGCTGGTGGTGTGCGTGATTGCGACGGCGGGCTTCCACATCTCCGGCGGCCACGTGAACCCGGCCGTCACGCTGTCGCTGGCCGTCGGCGGCCAGATCACCCTGTTCCGGTCGGCCCTGTACATCGTCGCCCAGATGCTCGGCTCCTCCACGGCCTGCATCCTGCTCCGGTGGCTCACCGGAGGCCTGGCCACTCCGGTGCACGCgctggcggcgggcgtggggcCCATCCAGGGCGTGGTCGCGGAGGCCGTCTTCACCTTCAGCCTGCTGTTCGTGATCTACGCGACCATCCTGGACCCCCGGAAGCtgctccccggcgccggcccgcTGCTCACCGGGCTCCTCGTCGGCGCCAactccatcgccggcgccgtcctgTCCGGCGCGTCCATGAACCCAGCGCGGTCGTTcgggccggcggtggccacGGGCGTGTGGACCCACCACTGGGTGTACTGGGTGGGGCCGCTGGCCGGCGGGCCCCTCGCCGTGGTGGTGTACGAGTGCTTCTTCATGGCGCCCGCCCGCACGCACCACCTGCTGCCCCAGGAGGCGCCGTGA
- the LOC117858961 gene encoding aquaporin TIP4-3 — MGKLALGRRGEASEPDFFRGVLGELVLTFLFVFIQVGAAMTIDGKTNAGGNLTAVALGQALVVCVIATAGFHISGGHVNPAVTLSMAVGGQITLFRSALYIVAQMLGSSTACVLLRWLTGGLVATPVHALAAGVGPIQGVVAEVVFTFSLLFVIYATILDPRKILPGVGPLLTGLLVGANSIAGAVLSGASMNPARSFGPALATGVWTHHWVYWVGPLAGGPLAVVVYECLFMAPAGAHQLLPEEA; from the exons ATGGGAAAGCTGGCACTTGGTCGCCGCGGCGAGGCGTCGGAGCCGGACTTCTTCCGCGGCGTCCTCGGCGAGCTCGTCCTCACCTTCCTCTTCGTCTTCATCCAAGTCGGGGCCGCCATGACAATCGACG GAAAGACCAACGCCGGAGGCAACCTaacggcggtggcgctggggcAGGCGCTGGTGGTGTGCGTGATCGCGACGGCGGGCTTCCACATCTCCGGCGGCCACGTGAACCCGGCCGTCACGCTGTCGATGGCCGTCGGTGGCCAGATCACCCTGTTCCGGTCGGCCCTGTACATCGTCGCCCAGATGCTCGGCTCCTCCACGGCCTGCGTCCTGCTCCGGTGGCTCACCGGAGGCCTGGTG GCCACTCCGGTGCACGCTCTGGCGGCAGGCGTGGGGCCCATTCAGGGCGTGGTCGCCGAGGTCGTCTTCACGTTCAGCCTGCTGTTCGTGATCTACGCGACCATCCTGGACCCTCGGAAGATTCTCCCCGGCGTCGGCCCGCTGCTCACCGGGCTCCTCGTCGGCGCCAactccatcgccggcgccgtcctgTCCGGCGCGTCCATGAACCCGGCGCGGTCGTTCGGCCCGGCGTTGGCCACGGGCGTGTGGACCCACCACTGGGTGTACTGGGTGGGGCCGCTGGCCGGCGGGCCCCTCGCCGTGGTGGTGTACGAGTGCCTCTTCATGGCGCCCGCCGGTGCACATCAGCTGCTTCCCGAGGAGGCGTGA
- the LOC117857657 gene encoding aquaporin TIP4-4, whose amino-acid sequence MAPIMPTLKQKRLDWCSVSQYNATLLLALLLSQPLTHRSIHQQLAMAKFALGHHREAADAGCVRAVLAELILTFLFVFAGVGSAMATGKLGGGADSVAGLTAVALAHTLVVAVMISAGLHVSGGHINPAVTLGLAVTGRITLFRSALYVVAQLLGSAAACLLLAFLAGGAATPVHALAAGVGTLQGVLMEVVLTFSLLFAVYATVVDPRRTVGGMGPLLVGLVVGANVLAGGPFSGASMNPARSFGPALAAGVWADHWVYWVGPLIGGPLAGLVYDGLFMAQGGHEPLPRDENDF is encoded by the exons ATGGCGCCAATCATGCCGACGTTGAAGCAGAAGAGGCTAGACTGGTGCTCTGTCAGCCAATATAATGCAACGTTGTTGCTTGCGTTGTTGCTCAGTCAGCCGCTCACGCACAGATCGATCCACCAGCAGCTAGCCATGGCGAAATTCGCTCTCGGCCACCACCGcgaggccgccgacgccggctgCGTGCGCGCGGTGCTCGCCGAGCTCATCCTCACCTTCCTCTTCGTCTTCGCCGGCGTCGGATCCGCCATGGCCACCG gGAAGCTGGGTGGCGGCGCGGACTCTGTGGCGGGCCtgacggcggtggcgctggcgcACACGCTGGTGGTGGCCGTGATGATCTCCGCGGGGCTCCACGTCTCCGGTGGCCACATCAACCCTGCCGTCACGCTGGGCCTCGCCGTAACAGGCCGCATCACCCTCTTCCGCTCCGCGCTCTACGTCGTCGCCCAGCTCctgggctccgccgccgcctgcctcctcctcgccttcctcgCCGGTGGCGCTGCCACGCCCGTGCACGCGCTGGCGGCGGGTGTCGGCACGCTCCAGGGCGTGCTCATGGAAGTCGTGCTCACCTTCTCACTGCTCTTCGCGGTGTACGCCACCGTCGTCGACCCGCGCCGCACCGTGGGAGGGATGGGGCCGCTGCTCGTGGGCCTCGTCGTCGGCGCCAACGTGCTCGCCGGCGGACCATTCTCCGGCGCCTCCATGAACCCCGCGCGCTCCTTCGGGCCGGCGCTCGCTGCGGGGGTATGGGCCGACCACTGGGTCTATTGGGTCGGGCCACTGATTGGCGGTCCGCTCGCAGGGCTGGTCTACGACGGCCTGTTCATGGCCCAGGGAGGCCACGAGCCGCTTCCAAGGGATGAAAACGACTTCTAG